The sequence cgtgatcctaagtgtgaaaaaacatccgaaaaaaataaaataaaaatgacaccgttgcaactccatacagagaaacaggaatggaggcggcggcgccagccatgctggcgccctcctcctgccacgtcggttcgcgtgcGCCACGATGGCAGGAGGACGgcccagagaggctggcgccgtctcGTTGGATGAcagcgccagccactctggcgccctaaaaaggaccatttttaggataagttttttcaggggtctatttgcaaaataagtttttcaaaaggactaaaatgtgaaaaatccagtggTGTTGAGGGGGCTGGTTTGGAGCTGCTGCTTACCATTGGCATGTTGAGAATGTGGTGAGCGTGTATAGGTTGCAGGTACTGACGCCGTTGCACGCGTATAAGGTGGGGGTGGTAGAAGCGCACGGCGGAGGCATCCATAACAATGACGCGCCGCGGCTGTACCTGCAGTTTGCGCGCTTCGCAGCCAAGGACTTCACCGTTATCAAGTGGTCCGACGGCTGGCCCATCACGCACTGCCACAATATTGTGCTTGAGCTCGAGCGGAGTGCAAGCAGCTGATGCGGCGGAGCTCACGatattgtgtttttttctttcaaaaatgcTTCTCCCGACGACCTATGTacaagagcaggtataatagttactccctccatcccaaaattttaaattacaaGATATACTCAAGCGCActtatttttcataatataataAGCACCGGAGtctagtgttttttttctttcaaaaatgcTTCTCCCGACGACCTATATacaagagcaggtataatagttACTCTTTCCATCATAAAAATTTCATGTCTAACGTTAACGTTAAtagttcgtcttatttaaaattttcctattattagtatttttattgttactatatgaaaaaatatgaatagtatgtgtgactattttttttattttttcataaaattttcaaataaaacggatggtctaacgttggacacggattccCACagttgcacttattttgggacgaatggAGTATGTATTGCGTTCGTTCCAGAGACATTAGTGAGAAACACATCGTTTTCCGCACGTACGCTTCCCAAagtactaaacggtgtgttttttaaaataatttctataggaaagttgctttaaaaagtcatattaatctatttttgaaatttaaaatagtttatactcaattaatcatgcgctaatggctcacctcgttttacatatcttcccaatccccttctcctcaaactcatAGTATATATGTGCTCCCTTtatcccaaaaaataaaaacttctAGCATTTATCATTTATCCCAatatataacaacttcttcactaatattttctttctaaccaatcacaaccctccaccattcatttttcTCGTATATCTCCActtatcaaccaatcacaacatctTCAGATTTAATTgtacatactttcttaataatcgtatccaattttagaactttttatattttggaatggaggtagtatgtcacaacaaaattttgaatgagtccaaagaaagaggagaggaaagtGACTGGAGCTAAAAGATGGCTGCTAATTAGTGTTGACTGCAAGCACGTGCTTCCTGGAGGGTGGACCTCACCTATATTATTTCACATCATTCATAGTCATAGGAGATGTCACATCCTCTAGATTTGTAAtcttagaatatgtcacattttGTCCTAGATAAACTtatattgggatggagggaaaaAAGTTCATGTGTAGTATGTGGTTCTAGGCACACAAATATacagttactccctctgtcccataatataagggattttgagtttttgcttgcaacgtttgaccactcgtctcattcaaaaatttttgaaattattatttattttatttgtgacttactttattatctagaatactttaagcacaacttttcgttttttatatttaaaaaaattaaataagacgagtggtcaaacgttgcaaacaaaaactcaaaatcccttatattatgggacggagggagtatatgttaattacaaattattttttaatgatttaTACACTTCTACAGAAAACGCTTTAGGTGCTGGCTACCAACCCCACAAAGATGCTAGATTTGAAAACCGGTACCCAGCAGGCGACACCTTTGAGTTCTCTCAAAGGCACACCGGTttaagaaccgacacctttgagattacaggattgaaaaaaaaaaagatcgactCGATGCAATCGGGCAAACCCCTTCGCACCGACCAGATTTCATCGAACATTTAATTCATACGATGAACATTTAATCCAAGGAAATGCAAGAACACTAACAAAAGATGGCGCCGCCTGGTAGCCTGTCGCCTCCCTTCCCGCAGGATCTGGTGCAGGGGAGGGCgttgtcgccaccgccgcttggTAGCCCGCcggatctagcggaggggaggaggacgccgcctGGTAGCCCACCACATCCCCTCCTGCCGGATTGGGTGGAGGGGAGAGGGTCACTGGGCTACTGCCACCTGGTAGctcaccgcctcccctcccgccggatctagcgaggggagggcgccgccgccactgccgggtGGGTGGGTgcggtggagagagagtgaTCGTGAGAGAGCGTTGGAtggacgaggaggagagagatggaggaaaTAAGGACAGGTAAGTGAGGAGgtaaggaggagagagagtggTGGGTGGGTGCCGGAGGAGATAAGGCGGAGGAGAGAGCGCGTTCGCCTCGGCtcgatatattatatatattagtttttgtaaaaaaaaaaatctgacaccTATAGTGTTGGTGTATTTATTTAGAACCGGCACATATAATTACTCAAAGATGCCGATTATATATTTTCAATCCGCAGAGGTGAGAGGTGGGAAAAAATTTATAAGTGTTGATTTTAACacttccggcacctatagtgctgaCACCTTTGTGTGTTTATGTAGTAGCGATGATATGAACAAAattattaagagtaaatttcataaaactatagatactttgcacgatctatcacaaaactatagatttaagaacttgtttcacaaaactacagattcaatgtcttcatttatcacaaaactacatgtaatttgcacaatatatcacaaaactacagatttaagaatttgtttcacaaaactacagatttaatatcttcatttatcataaaactacaggtttagtgtctccattatcacaaaactacagattttagcattgttaaaacTTGCAGTTTTGGGATAATGGAAACACTAAATgtgtatttttttgaaaaatgaagacactaaatgtgtGGTTATGTGATAAACGAATatactaaatctatagttttgtgaaattagttcttaaatctgtagttttgtgatagattgtacaaagtacctgtagttttgtgataaacagatacactaaatctatagttttgagaaacaagctcttaaatctatagttttgtgataaattatgtaatatacatgtagttttgtaaaatttactcaattaTTAAAGTTATATTTGCTTTGTTCCATATTATAAATcgctttgatattttttatagtcaaacttttttagatttgatcaagtttatagaaaaaattagcaatatttacaaaatcaaattaattttattaaatgtaacaatgaatatattttgataatatatttgtttcttattaaaaatattgttatattttgaatatattttgatctaattTTAAAAGGTTTGATTAGGAAAGTAGTCAGaacgaattataatatgaaacggaggtagcgTGTTCTAACAAAATCGTTATGATATTACTCTAAATCCAGACTTGCTCATGTAATTCCGGTAGCATAGTGGTTGCCCTTTGCGTAAGATTTACACTACTACAGTCTACAGTAAATGGATGTTATAGCTTTCCCGTAATAATTCATCGACATGTCTCCCcgttggattttatttttctggatTCGCATGGAACACTACAAAATTGTTGACTAATCGATTCATGCAGTTACGTACTGTCATCAATAGAAATACGGGTACCAGCGGGCgccggacgacgacggtggtggaggGGAAGAAACAAGAGCTACTACTCCGCCGTTCCGGCAGCAGCGCAGCCATGCAGCGCTCACCGGTGTACAAACCGCCGTTCACGCTGGGGGACATAAAGAAGGCCATCCCGCCGCACTGCTTCCACCGCTCCGTGATCAAGTCATTCTCCTACCTGCTCCACGACCTTGCCATTGCCGCTGGCCTCCTCTACTTTGCTCTGGTCGGCATCCCTGCCCTCCCAAGCAtcctccgcctcgtcgcctGGCCGCTCTACTGGGCCGCGCAGGGCAGTGTACTCACCGGCGTGTGGGTCATCGGGCACGAGTGTGGCCACCACGCCTTCTCGGACTACTTGCTCCTCGACAACCTCGTGGGCCTAGTGCTCCACTCGGCGCTTCTCACGCCCTTCTTCTCGTGGAAGTACAGCCACCGGCGGCACCACGCCAACACCGGCTCCATGGAGAAAGACGAGGTGTACGTCGCGAAGAAGAAGTCCGCGCTGCCGTGGTACACCCCGTACGTGTTCGGCAACCCCGTCGGGCGGCTGGTGTACATCGCCCTGCAGCTCACCCTCGCGTGGCCACTCTACCTCGCGTTCAACCTGTCCGGGCAGCCGTACCCACGCCTCGTCACCTGCCACTACGACCCCTACAGCCCGCTGTTCAGCGACCAGGAGCGCGTCCAAGTCCTCGTCTCCGACGCCGCCATCCTGGCCGTGCTGCTCGCGCTGCACAGGCTGACGGCGGCGTACGGGCTCTGGTGGGTGGTGCGCGTGTACGGCGTGCCGGTGATGATCGTGGGCGCGCTGTTCGTGCTCATCACGTACCTGCACCACACCCACCGGGCGCTCCCGCACTACGACTCCAGCGAGTGGGAGTGGCTGCGCGGCTCGCTCGCCACCGTCGACCGCGACTACGGCGTCCTCAACCGCGTGCTGCACAACGTCACGGACACGCACGTCCTCCACCACCTCTTCCCCAGCATGCCACACTACCACGCCATGGAGGCCACCAGGGCAGCGAGGCCCGTCCTCGGTGAGTACTACAAGTTTGACCGCACGCCCATCATCGAGGCAACATGGCGTGAGGCCAAGGAGTGCATGTACGTTGAGCCCAGGGAGCGCGATGGTATCTACTGGTACAACAACAAGTTTTAGCTACAGACAGGGGATGAGATTAAGATATGATTATAAGTTTTATATACTTGGGTATGTCACTGCTTCTGAATAAATATGGTGCTGGTCtcacaataattaattaaggggACCGGCCAACACATTTTAGCTTATCGGTCTCACAAATCGCGGACCTTAgtccattcccaacccaatgactagaatgatgtccatagtattaaataagctgccaactaagatgaaaaatgatgtgacaagtgaataaataaagaaagataagaaaaccatgtcttgcatgagacatggtttatacacaacatccaagacatcatgtgagataagtagcattaaatttaagtatggaatggtggtgtttgcattgtaagagtagtgtctagtactagtttcttgatgatgtggagtttatagaaACTATGTCTATTGTCTTGGGTTAGGAATGGCCTTACAGTATTCAAATCAATAATCATTATTGTCCATATTCTCTTCATGCATACTGGTTCACTTTGGCGATTGATAAACGTTACTTGTGCACCTTACATCTTACATGGGCTTCAGAAGCATCTTCACATGACAGAGTCCGTTTCAGCTCGGTTTGAATCAAGGAGTAAGttcaccaaaggtccctcaacttaacagcttgatttttttcccttaaccacaaaaccagaaatgtagacctctaaactcacacaaaccatGCACACAAGGTCCTATGgaagtatatatgggtggtttcgctgacgtggcattctagtcagcaaaaaaaaataaaaaaagtatgtggggcccacatgtcagctgcacatcttttttcttctcttttcttctccttctcttttcttttctctcttctctcttctcttcttcaggcCCACCGCTGCTCCCGCACCTCGGCGAACTCCACCTCGTCGCGGCGACCTCCTTCCACAGCTTCTTAGCCATGATGCACTGCAACGCGGTGGACGTTGTGTCGGTGCCGGTGTTGAGGAACTCAGAGCAGAGCTTGATGatctcgtcgtcggcgagcgcGTGGTTGCCGTCGTCAGGGAGGTTGGTGTCAAGCAGCTTGTCGACGTACGAGTGCTCTAACATGGTTTCTTTGTTCTCCTCTCACCGCCTTGTTTCGTACTCCCGGCACGCGTTGATCAATGGTAGGAAGAGCTCTCTCGCCCGTCGCCGATCCGCCGCTACGCTTGCCCGCCGTGCACTCCGCCCACCCCCGCGCTCGCCCGTCGTCCTCCGCGCGAgcgccatcgtcaccgccgTCCCCACGCCCccgggagcggtggcggctgaGGGGACAGGCGCCGCCAACGCACGGATCCAGCCGCCCTCGTCCTCGGTAGCAGTGCAGGCGGAGACGAAAGTGGCGGGTGAGAGCGGCAGCCGCCTCTTTCCCCCTTTCCCGCTGGCATCCACTCTCCCATCGCCCTCATCTGCTCGCTCTCCGGCCGGCCTCCACTCTCCCCTCTTCGGCTGgcaccagctgctgctgccgccaccaccacctctcacCCCTCTATCATCGCCACCTGCTCAACCAGTCGCTGTCTCCGTTTGGGACTCCTCCCGACACGAGCTCGCGCAGGCATCggtcctccaccgccggccgctcTGCACCTCTCTCAGCCCTCCTCTCCCCCATCTCACACCGGCGCGGCCGGTCGCCTCTCCCCTTGCCGGCCGCTCCGCGTGCCGCTGCCACCACAACCTAGgcggggcgacggcgggcgagcgcggaggCAGCAGCGGAGTTCGTCCGGGCTCGCCAGCTCGCCTTGCCCTCATCTGCCGCCGGCCGGCAGCCTCCTGGGAGAGAAGAACTGAatagaaggggaaaaaagagaaaagagagaagaagagaagtggtcccaacttttttttttgttgattaggatgccacgtcagcgaaaccacccatatatactgccatagaACCTTGTGTGCatggtttgtgtgagtttagtGGTACACATtgttggttttgtggttaagggatctcaaaaaatctcgctgttaagttgagggacctccagtgaacttattccttgaaACAAACCTCAGAAGCATCTCTCATTGGGCCTTTCTTTCAAAGAAACAGAGTCCGTTTCAGCTGGATTTCCCACTGGACTAGAAgccatttctctgtttttttttaaaaaaaaaaattgccatcTCTTTATTGATCGGTCTCGCGGGTCGCGAGGAGGTGGTCTCTCGACGTTAGGCAAGAGACCGGACCTGAGTGCAGCTTGGAGCTCTTCCACGGTAACTTTGTACTCTCGACCATTTCCATAACGATGTTTTTTCCCTTAAAAACATAGTTAAAAGGGTAGAGCTGGATGAAAAACAGAATCGAAAATATTGCAAAATCAAGGACAGAACTATACGAATGAAAATATGGCTGTATCGATCAAAAATCAGTAATTAATGCTGAAAACATTGAAATTCAATAGTTAGCTAAATATAGactacataattaatatatataaccaCATAAATTCAAGCTTGTACTAAGTAACAAAGTGTATCTCATTATCCATGCACTAGAATTAAGGATTTGGTTGAGAAATGTTGATGGATGTCTAATTTTAGAAACACGGTAACTTTTGTGGAAATACGGTAAAATAAGGAAACGGTCGGTACAACAatattcgtttttgttttcattACCATATTCTTTGCCATTTCCATTATCGTTTTTGCCAGCTACTATTTTCACATGGTTCAATCAGTAGAACATAAAAAGGTCTATTTATGGCAGTGTCAACACATTTTTCGAAAAcgaaaacaaatttgactttttttaggCTATTATCCATCGGAAACCAGAATTGGTTGAAACTTTTCAGAAACGAATTCAGAAAGTTTTAGGAAAGAAATTCGAATTTTTTAAGTCGAAGACGAATTACTTCTCATATACAGCTGATTAGATTCATCCTTTCCTAGTCATGATGTTCAGATTTGTACTAAGTATTGAGATAGTTAGTCGAATCGAGATTATTTTTTCTACTCTCGTGCTTTATATCTATTTTGCTTTTGATAAATTACTACTTACAGTTATATTAGGTCATACCATGCTACTTACGGTTATAGATGAATATAGTTCTTGTTATCCTAGAAGTGATGTGTACAACTAGTGGTATATTATTATtgctaaaaatataaatgtgagtTAGATGTCTTTGTTGATTTGAAAAGTTTAGTTCGAGGGGTTTTCATATCATGATAGATATCTGTTGTCATATTCACTCTGTTTTCGCATTCAATTCTGTTTTCGTATCCAGGATTTTTATTTCCAActacaattttaaaaaaatatgaaaacaaaagcAGTATAGATGGTTTGTCCCTTTCCGAGCCGTTTTCATCCGTACTCCTACTATTCTAAAAGAATGTTTTAATTGTTGCATAGGCTGAGAAAGTCTCTATTGAAGTCTTTTCGCTTCATTGGGCCGGCCCAAACTGAGAATCCAAGCCCCGACCATGTGTGAAATATCTATTAGGGGGCTTGCACTTCATATACTACTTTTTTAGCAGATCCTGCTGCACACATTAGTTGATCATTTTAGCCGTTTTTACCGAGTAGGCTCAGAGCAAGTTGTTTGCCTTATTAAATGGTCAGCAACGCATCCAGGATTGTTACACAGAAAAGCTGAAGTATAGCAATTGTGAACATTAATTCCAGGAATTAAACGACTAATATATCTTTGCCTCTTATGTCCAACTCATTACACAACCACCCAGAGATAAATTAACAACTCGGTGCCGTCCATCCAATTTCTATATATGTATCCTTAATTTTCAATGTGTTTAAACATTTTAGATACAGACTTGGAAATAGAAAAAGACTCGAACTGACCCGGGAGTAGAACAAGACTGGACATTATAGGCCTGGTCAATAATAACTAATTAAGGAGTAATTAGTTAAAGCCTCCCTGCAGCTTAGAGGACCCAGGTGTCTTCGCTCCTGGAAGGAATACCAGTCATGAGGGTGTGCTTCCCAATAAAATACCTAGGTTTGCCTCTTTCAACATGAAGACTGCGAAAAGTTTACATGCAACTGCTTTTCGACAAATCGGCTGGGCGCGCGTGTGATGGGCTGGAGATGGAAAAACCAGGACATGGCTGGCCGAACGATCATGGTCAAGTCGGCACTCACCTCGCAGCCAATATACCTTCTCACAGCACACAAGGTGTCCAAGGAATCCCTGGAGGTCCTGCACAAACAGAGGAAACAATTTCTATGGGCAAGAACCGATGACATCATAGGAGGAAAATGCAATGTTAATTGGACAATACGTGCTTGCCAACAGAAAATGGGGTCCTAGGAATCCTACATCTAGTGAAATTCGCAAGAGCTTTCAAGATATGGTGGCTATGGCATGAATGGAAGTTACCCAAGAAAACATGGGTTGGGATGGAGACCCACGTGATGACACAGACAATCCTCTTTGCAGCAGCCACAACAATCAAGATCGGGGATGGGCCACCTATGATTTTGGAATTTGGTGTGGCTCAATGGACAACGTCCTAAAGATACAGCGCCAAGGGCGTATGAACTCTTGAGGAAGAAAAACTAGACCTTAAAAAAAGCCATCCCTAACAGTCAATGGGTACAAGAGCTAGGTCTTCCAATCGCCCAAGGAATGACAATTGACCTTATAGATCAATTGGTATAATTATGGAAAATGCAATGTTAATTGGACAATACGTGCTTGCCAACAGAAAATGGGGTCCTAGGAATCCTACATCTAGTGAAATTCGCAAGAGCTTTCAGGAGATGGTGGCTATGGTATGAATGGAAGTTACCCAAGAAAACATGGGTTGGGATGGAGACCCACGTGATGACACAGACAATCCTCTTTGCAGCAGCCACAACAATCAAGATCGGGGATGGGCCACCTATGACTTTGGAATTTGGTGTGGCTCAATGGACAACGTCCTAAAGATACAGCGCCAAGGGCGTATGAACTCTTGAGGAAGAAAAACTAGACCTTAAAAAAAGCCATCCCTAGCAGTCAATGGGTACAAGAGCTAGGTCTTCCAATCGCCCAAGGAATGACAATTGACCTTGTAGATCAATTGGTATAATTATGGAACACAGTGCAAGGAGTGCAACTAACACCTGAGAGACAGATGACATCACTTGTAAGTCACCATTCATGGACAATACTCTGTTGGCTCTGTATAGAAAGCGCAATTCATCGGCTTGACCAAGACGAGCTACGAAGCCTTGATCTAGAAACCTTGGGTCCTACGAAAATGCAGATCTTTTGCCTGTCTAGTAATCCAAAACAGAGTTTGGACTTCCGACAAACAAGTGACAAGGGGATAACCGAACAATACTTACTACCCACTTTGTCGCCACACACCTGAAACTTCTTTCTATCTAGAATTGGATTGTAGATACACAAAAGAATTTGGGAAATGCATGCAACTTGGACAGCTTGTGAACAACTAAGGTTGGGATCATGGGAGGCGACGAACATAGTCGAACAATGGTGGGAGGCAATGGCCACACGAGGACTACCCAAACTCGAAACACGGTCTCTTATTTTGCTAACGTCTTGGGAGATTTGGAAGGTAAGAAACCAGTGAGCCTTCCACCACAAAGAGCTCCCAACGACCTCACTTGTCACTAAGATAaaggaggaaaggaaagctTGGGCGCAAGCAAAAGCAAAAAGACTCGCAGAAATGTTACCCTAGCTTTTCTAAATTCATTTGTatagtcttttctttttcaaactcCTTGCAAATACTTTTACTTTTATTCTATACAATGAAATAGGCACTGTGTTGTGccggttcgttaaaaaaaaagggggttAGTCTTGGCTTGGATGCAGGATGCTTAAACAACTATCAGCTGTTTTTTCTGGTAATCTAAATTAAACATGGTACTCATGCATAAGTCAAAATTAGAACACCAACAATTTAGTTACTCCACACATAAATCCTTACAGAATTTCTGCAGTGCCGAAAAGCATTAGTTTAGTCTTAccaattatttcttttttgtctAATGAAATGCAGCTTTGATATGTGACAATGgataattgatttttaatatgaaaaatatttcatgGTATTATACTCCTActttatattatactccctccttcccataataagtttatttttagcccCTACgttgtcccaaaataactttattttttgagTAATCATTACATCGAAGTTTATGAAAGTAGCTAGGAAATAAGTGCATTGGGAATATATAAAGTGAGTGAGCATTAGAATTTGATAAAGTTTGAGTATTCTAGTATTTTCGGTattgtattggtatgtgtgggatgggtaaaaaataaacttaatttGGTATGTAGAGAGTATATATAGCAACAAAATTTAGTGCTATGAAATTAAGTGGATGCATATCTTAATCTTAATACTTTAAAATTCTACgttcttac is a genomic window of Oryza glaberrima chromosome 7, OglaRS2, whole genome shotgun sequence containing:
- the LOC127780184 gene encoding fatty acid desaturase DES2-like; this translates as MAPPGSLSPPFPQDLVQGRALSPPPLGSPPDLAEGRRTPPGSPPHPLLPDWVEGRGSLGYCHLLRTVINRNTGTSGRRTTTVVEGKKQELLLRRSGSSAAMQRSPVYKPPFTLGDIKKAIPPHCFHRSVIKSFSYLLHDLAIAAGLLYFALVGIPALPSILRLVAWPLYWAAQGSVLTGVWVIGHECGHHAFSDYLLLDNLVGLVLHSALLTPFFSWKYSHRRHHANTGSMEKDEVYVAKKKSALPWYTPYVFGNPVGRLVYIALQLTLAWPLYLAFNLSGQPYPRLVTCHYDPYSPLFSDQERVQVLVSDAAILAVLLALHRLTAAYGLWWVVRVYGVPVMIVGALFVLITYLHHTHRALPHYDSSEWEWLRGSLATVDRDYGVLNRVLHNVTDTHVLHHLFPSMPHYHAMEATRAARPVLGEYYKFDRTPIIEATWREAKECMYVEPRERDGIYWYNNKF